The Punica granatum isolate Tunisia-2019 chromosome 4, ASM765513v2, whole genome shotgun sequence genome has a window encoding:
- the LOC116203613 gene encoding uncharacterized protein LOC116203613, with protein sequence MEDNNGSKIDQLATWLGATVASAFFSSLERFSCVNVSTTDLDDEEDEANDRPLTLDLSNSSVVDPTDAANLPV encoded by the coding sequence ATGGAGGACAACAATGGCAGCAAGATCGACCAGCTGGCGACGTGGCTCGGCGCCACCGTAGCCTCGGCCTTCTTCTCCTCCCTGGAGCGTTTCTCCTGTGTCAATGTCTCCACCACCGACCTCGACGACGAGGAGGACGAGGCCAACGACCGCCCTCTCACCCTCGACCTCTCCAACTCCTCCGTCGTTGATCCCACCGACGCCGCCAACCTCCCAGTCTGA